CCAGCGATGACTTCCACTCAACATGCCCCTTCTAACTCAAAGCGACACACTGCAAATTTTCCTCCTAGCATTTGGCACGATACTTTCCTCAAATATGCTGATTCTGAATCCGTCgtatgttatttaattttgtatATGCACATATACATACATGTATGATGAGATAAATTGGAGGATAAAAGCAATATAAAAAGTATCCTAATTAACCATCATTTTAAGTAAAAATTTGAGTTATATTTGATCCACATGGACATTTTGATTCATGTAAACTATTGCAGGATGCAGCGAATGAAAACATGACGCAACAAATTGAAATATGTAAAGAGGAAGTGAAGAAGATTTTTCTATCTTCAACCAATATCTcacaaaaattaaatattatcgaCTCAATGCAACGATTGAGTATATCTTATCATTTTGAACGTGAGATTAATGAAGCATTagaacaaattcaaaatattttcatcaACAATACACTCAACATAGAAGAAGGTGACTTACACTTTGGATTACTCTTTCGTTTGCTTAGACAAAAACTTAAGACGACTAATATCTAATTGTTAGTAAATATATTAGCGATTATTTTTATTGTCGTTAAAAACGAAATAAACgaccaataaaaataatttttttagtagtgTAACTTCTATAACTTAAAGATTTAGACTTCAATCTCCTattgagtaaaaattttttttagcataagtcaagtaaaaaaaaatatgtatctaaaaatttatgtaaattaaaaaaaataacgaaaatatattaaaaatatgatcatttatatattttttattaatttaatttttttgaaaaaagtgaTATCATAATActactagcttctatttatattATACACTACCTATGTTACACAGATATATAATAATGTTTGTGATTAATTTACATAGATATATTCAACAAATTCAAGAACAATAAAGGAAAGTTCAATGAGACCATTACCGAAGATGTTCAGGGATTATGGAACTTATATGAAGCAGCACAATTAAGTGTTCATGGAGAAGATTTATTAGATGAAGCACGTGATTTTACATACACTAACCTCAAGTCCATGATCACCAATAATAAGTTGAGCACATATCTTGCTAAGCAAATTGATCAGAGTTTAATGCTACCTTTTCACAAGGGAGTTGCAAGAATAGAGGCAAGATGTTATATGTCTTTCTATGAAGAGGATCCTTCTCACAACAAAGTTCTTTTAACTTTTGCAAAATTAGATTTTAATGTTTTACAGAAAATGCATCAAAAAGAACTTGGAAATATTACCAGGTACGTATTTAATTAAGTGACTTAACTTTACATATGAGTATATAACCAAGTAGTAGTATTTtttatctttctctcttttttttggttATGATAAATACTCCTACATTTGTTATCTATTTGTTTACTAATACTTTTTTAGAAAATGGTGCTTTATGgcgtaattttaaaattttctttagTTGTTTGTATATagagataattaaaaaaaaataaaaaaaaattgagaataaaaatacaaaaactataacataaaattataaataaattttattaatcatgataTCTTAAAATGTATACATAAATAGATGTTATTATGCTAACGTTAAACATgactaaaaatattttagataatTCATTTAAGAGAATATATATATGAGATGGAATCATAATAGCAAGAATGTTACTAATAAACATGTACTAAATATGTTtaatgtaaaccccggttaaattagtaaataattagtcaataaattagtttttaataaggaggattagaaatgtgaatattatatcaaattaggatagagctcatcaaaacgaaaattttgacactaattttgagAAAATCGGTCCAAGAAtggaccgaaccggttgaaccggatcCAAATCGGACCATCGGTCCAACCGAACCGACCTATTAAATGAACCCACGCATTGCATCTCCCTCATTTCAGCAACGTGACGCTGAAAGCTTGCGTCCAGGGAGGAGAAGAAAAAGGGGTCCGAACCCTCGTTCTGCTAGCTAGACCAAtgcctaaaaaataaaaaaccaaaacaaaaatactagaaaacttaTGTTAGAGATACCATGCAAATATAGAAGgtgaaaaaaataccaaaaaaataaaaataaaaagtgaaaaatggtcTATAcccaataatatatatatataggtgaaaAGTAACTATGGCCTTAATTAAACAGCAGAGTTGATTGTCTTTTATAAAGCTACAccaagtttcaattttagttaagACTGGAATAATATGGTTTAGAAACCTCATCATGTGAGTGGTGTGAGTAGTGTAATGACAAAAAAAAGGTTTAAAAGGTAATCAATGGAATTGACAAAATAAAAGGTAAAAAATAGatgaaatataataattaaaaaataaaaatcagcaTGAACCCATTTTCTATCAACCAACATTATGACTTAACATTGaatcattattatattattaattacaGGTGGTGGAAAAAATCAGATTTTGCAACTAAAGTTCCTTATGCTAGAGAAAGGGTGGTTGAGGCATACCTTTGGCCATTTTCTATGTCTTCAGAGCCTAAACATAGCACTCATAGAAGGATTGTGGGCAAAATGACTGCATGTATGTGTCTTCTTGATGATACTTATGATGCTTATGGCACAGTGGAAGAACTTGAGCTCTTCACAGAGGCAATCAAAAGGTaaaccaaaaaggaaaaaaaagttatCTTCACTTAAtaaaaaaatgacttaaaaaaATTTCTTATATGCTGAAATTCTAATTTATATTAGCAATCCTCAAACGACAACAAAACTTATTAACTTTCTTATGTTATTTTGATTTTCAGATGGAATATTAATCCGATCAAATCTCTTCCAACATGTTTCAAAGTGGTCTTTAACGCAATTTCAGAAGTTGTGGATGAAATTGAATCAGCACTAGTAGATGCGAAAAAATCAACCCTAGTATTGAAAAATGTTAAACAAGCGGTAGGTTTAAAGCTAGTGCTAATTTTCTATCCatagtgaaaaaaaaataatgctTTAGTAATAACCTCCACTTTAGTTAATTAATCATCATTATAATCGTGGTATATACTTGCAGTTTCTAAATTTGGCAGAAGCATACTTGTTGGAAGCAAAATGGTGCAATGAGGATTATGTTCCAACATATGATGAATACAAGGTTAATGGAGCTATATCTTCTGCATTGCCACTTCACATAGTAGCATTTGTTGGTCTTG
The DNA window shown above is from Arachis ipaensis cultivar K30076 chromosome B08, Araip1.1, whole genome shotgun sequence and carries:
- the LOC107610595 gene encoding probable terpene synthase 2 — translated: MSIFSSASVPAMTSTQHAPSNSKRHTANFPPSIWHDTFLKYADSESVDAANENMTQQIEICKEEVKKIFLSSTNISQKLNIIDSMQRLSISYHFEREINEALEQIQNIFINNTLNIEEGDLHFGLLFRLLRQKLKTTNIDIFNKFKNNKGKFNETITEDVQGLWNLYEAAQLSVHGEDLLDEARDFTYTNLKSMITNNKLSTYLAKQIDQSLMLPFHKGVARIEARCYMSFYEEDPSHNKVLLTFAKLDFNVLQKMHQKELGNITRWWKKSDFATKVPYARERVVEAYLWPFSMSSEPKHSTHRRIVGKMTACMCLLDDTYDAYGTVEELELFTEAIKRWNINPIKSLPTCFKVVFNAISEVVDEIESALVDAKKSTLVLKNVKQAFLNLAEAYLLEAKWCNEDYVPTYDEYKVNGAISSALPLHIVAFVGLGEFATKEVFDWIFSDPTTIIKAVSLVGRLKDDLASHKFERERDHVASAVECCMKQYGISQEETNKLIQKEIKDFWKDINEVCLNPNNDIPKAVLECIVNLGRISEFTYANFQDRFTNGEFMKERVSELLLDPITIY